One genomic segment of Parus major isolate Abel chromosome 23, Parus_major1.1, whole genome shotgun sequence includes these proteins:
- the SERINC2 gene encoding serine incorporator 2 isoform X2, producing the protein MIIPGVEKELHKLPGFCEGSGSVLGVQTNVDCSSFLGHKAVYRMGFAMAAFFFLFAVLMVCVRSSKDPRAALQNGFWFFKFLVLVGITVGAFYIPDGAFTSVWFYFGVVGSFLFILIQLVLLIDLAHSWSQRWLRNVDEGSAKGWYAALCTVTFIFYAASIAAVALLYVYYTKPEGCTEGKAFISINLILCLLISVVSILPKIQEAQPHSGLLQASLITLYTIYVTWSALANVPTQRCNPTLLLRNSTGSATTTEPPTTWWDAPSIVGLVIFILCTLFISVRSSDHPQVNKLMLTEESGAGPGPGAAEEGGAHRAYDNEQDGVSYNYTFFHLCLLLAALYIMMTLTNWYRPDESLQVLRSPWTAVWVKICSSWAGLLLYLWTLVAPLVLPDRDFS; encoded by the exons ATGATAATCCCGGGCgtggagaaggagctgcacaAG CTGCCCGGTTTCTGTGAGGGCAGTGGGTCGGTGCTGGGGGTCCAGACCAACGTGGACTGCAGCAGTTTCCTGGGGCACAAGGCCGTGTACCGCATGGGCTTCGCCATGGCCgccttcttcttcctcttcgCCGTGCTGATGGTGTGCGTGCGCAGCAGCAAGGACCCGCGGGCCGCCCTGCAGAACGG CTTCTGGTTCTTCAAGTTCCTGGTGCTGGTGGGGATCACGGTGGGCGCCTTCTACATCCCCGACGGTGCCTTCACCTCAG TCTGGTTCTACTTCGGTGTGGTCGGCtccttcctcttcatcctcatccAGCTGGTGCTCCTCATCGACCTGGCGCACTCCTGGAGCCAGCGCTGGCTGCGCAACGTGGACGAGGGCAGCGCCAAGGGCTGGTACGCAG ccctgtgcaccGTCACCTTCATCTTCTACGCCGCCTCCATCGCGGCCGTTGCCCTGCTCTACGTCTACTACACCAAGCCCGAGGGCTGCACGGAGGGCAAGGCCTTCATCAGCATCAACCTCATCCTCTGCCTCCTCATCTCGGTGGTGTCCATCCTGCCCAAGATCCAG GAGGCTCAGCCACactcagggctgctgcaggcGTCCCTCATCACCCTCTACACCATCTACGTCACCTGGTCCGCCCTGGCCAACGTGCCAA cccagcgCTGTAACCCCACGCTGCTGCTGAGGAACAGCACTGGCTCAGCCACCACCACCGAGCCTCCCACAACCTGGTGGGACGCGCCGAGCATCGTGGGGCTGGTGATCTTCATCCTCTGCACCCTCTTCATCAG CGTGCGCTCCTCGGACCACCCGCAGGTGAACAAGCTGATGCTGACGGAGgagagcggggccgggcccgggccgggagcggcggAGGAGGGAGGGGCGCACCGAGCCTACGACAACGAGCAGGACGGTGTGTCCTACAACTACACCTTCTTccacctctgcctcctcctcgCCGCCCTCTACATCATGATGACCCTCACCAACTGGTACAG GCCGGATGAGAGCTTGCAGGTGCTGAGGAGCCCCTGGACGGCCGTGTGGGTGAAgatctgctccagctgggccGGGCTCCTGCTCTACCTCTGGACCTTGGTGGCTCCGCTGGTGCTGCCGGACCGGGACTTCAGCTGA
- the SERINC2 gene encoding serine incorporator 2 isoform X1, whose protein sequence is MGACLGVCSLLSCVSCLCGSAPCLLCGCCPSAKNSTISRLLFTFFLFLGTLVSIIMIIPGVEKELHKLPGFCEGSGSVLGVQTNVDCSSFLGHKAVYRMGFAMAAFFFLFAVLMVCVRSSKDPRAALQNGFWFFKFLVLVGITVGAFYIPDGAFTSVWFYFGVVGSFLFILIQLVLLIDLAHSWSQRWLRNVDEGSAKGWYAALCTVTFIFYAASIAAVALLYVYYTKPEGCTEGKAFISINLILCLLISVVSILPKIQEAQPHSGLLQASLITLYTIYVTWSALANVPTQRCNPTLLLRNSTGSATTTEPPTTWWDAPSIVGLVIFILCTLFISVRSSDHPQVNKLMLTEESGAGPGPGAAEEGGAHRAYDNEQDGVSYNYTFFHLCLLLAALYIMMTLTNWYRPDESLQVLRSPWTAVWVKICSSWAGLLLYLWTLVAPLVLPDRDFS, encoded by the exons GTGTCGTGTCTCTGCGGCTCTGCCCCGTGcctgctctgtggctgctgccccTCGGCCAAGAACTCCACCATCTCCCGCCTCCTCTtcaccttcttcctcttcttggGCACCCTCGTGTCCATCATCATGATAATCCCGGGCgtggagaaggagctgcacaAG CTGCCCGGTTTCTGTGAGGGCAGTGGGTCGGTGCTGGGGGTCCAGACCAACGTGGACTGCAGCAGTTTCCTGGGGCACAAGGCCGTGTACCGCATGGGCTTCGCCATGGCCgccttcttcttcctcttcgCCGTGCTGATGGTGTGCGTGCGCAGCAGCAAGGACCCGCGGGCCGCCCTGCAGAACGG CTTCTGGTTCTTCAAGTTCCTGGTGCTGGTGGGGATCACGGTGGGCGCCTTCTACATCCCCGACGGTGCCTTCACCTCAG TCTGGTTCTACTTCGGTGTGGTCGGCtccttcctcttcatcctcatccAGCTGGTGCTCCTCATCGACCTGGCGCACTCCTGGAGCCAGCGCTGGCTGCGCAACGTGGACGAGGGCAGCGCCAAGGGCTGGTACGCAG ccctgtgcaccGTCACCTTCATCTTCTACGCCGCCTCCATCGCGGCCGTTGCCCTGCTCTACGTCTACTACACCAAGCCCGAGGGCTGCACGGAGGGCAAGGCCTTCATCAGCATCAACCTCATCCTCTGCCTCCTCATCTCGGTGGTGTCCATCCTGCCCAAGATCCAG GAGGCTCAGCCACactcagggctgctgcaggcGTCCCTCATCACCCTCTACACCATCTACGTCACCTGGTCCGCCCTGGCCAACGTGCCAA cccagcgCTGTAACCCCACGCTGCTGCTGAGGAACAGCACTGGCTCAGCCACCACCACCGAGCCTCCCACAACCTGGTGGGACGCGCCGAGCATCGTGGGGCTGGTGATCTTCATCCTCTGCACCCTCTTCATCAG CGTGCGCTCCTCGGACCACCCGCAGGTGAACAAGCTGATGCTGACGGAGgagagcggggccgggcccgggccgggagcggcggAGGAGGGAGGGGCGCACCGAGCCTACGACAACGAGCAGGACGGTGTGTCCTACAACTACACCTTCTTccacctctgcctcctcctcgCCGCCCTCTACATCATGATGACCCTCACCAACTGGTACAG GCCGGATGAGAGCTTGCAGGTGCTGAGGAGCCCCTGGACGGCCGTGTGGGTGAAgatctgctccagctgggccGGGCTCCTGCTCTACCTCTGGACCTTGGTGGCTCCGCTGGTGCTGCCGGACCGGGACTTCAGCTGA